One genomic segment of Osmia bicornis bicornis chromosome 16, iOsmBic2.1, whole genome shotgun sequence includes these proteins:
- the LOC114882542 gene encoding piggyBac transposable element-derived protein 4-like, translating to MNEKDSIGEFYLDDLSDCLHCSSASGTDDESDSSNVMIRKRRSVLPLIYSDSEDDDINNNVEGSSGTWSTNDKTIILEPFEGSPGVKIMPSSPESVMDIVNLFIGSDLIEHLVRESNRYHYQVIEKYRIISKTKKWTDITVSEMKKFLGLIVLMGQVKKDVLYDYWSTDRTIETPFFSKVMSRNRFLQIMQSWHFCNNDNISSNSHRLAKVQPVVDYLKQKFNDVYKPDQQLSLDECIIPWRGRLSIKTYNPAKITKYGILVRVLSEARTGYVSNFCVYAAEGKKLEETVLSVIEPYKNIWHHIYEDNYYNSVNMAKILLKNKVRVCGTIRKNRGLPQPLQTTKLSRGQHEFRRDDHILLQVWNNGKRNVNMISTIHSAQMVESGSRSRTSDCPIQKPISIIDYNKYMKGVDRADQYLSYYSIFRKTKKWTKRVVMFFINCALFNSFKVYTALNGKKITYKNFLHKAALSWTEDCEAKEQDKDLPTSESTRITSRCDHPGRLANFGKHKLVNIVTSGRCKKPLRQCRVCSIKKRRSRTGFICKFCNVPLHKGDCFERYHTLKKY from the coding sequence GTGAGTTTTATCTCGATGATCTGTCAGATTGTCTTCACTGCTCTTCAGCAAGTGGTACTGATGACGAAAGTGATAGCAGTAATGTAATGATTCGAAAGCGACGTTCTGTATTACCACTAATATACAGTGATTCAGAAGACgatgatataaataataacGTTGAAGGCAGCAGTGGTACATGGTCGACGAATGACAAGACTATAATTTTGGAACCTTTCGAAGGCAGCCCCGGCGTAAAAATTATGCCAAGTTCCCCTGAAAGTGTAATggatattgtaaatttattcattGGAAGTGACCTGATTGAGCACTTGGTGAGGGAATCTAATAGATATCATTATCaagtcatagaaaaatatagaattatATCAAAAACGAAAAAATGGACAGACATCACAGTATCtgaaatgaagaaatttttGGGTCTAATAGTTCTAATGGGACAAGTAAAGAAGGACGTTCTCTACGACTATTGGTCCACGGATCGAACTATAGAAACGCCATTCTTCTCGAAAGTAATGAGCAGAAACagatttttacaaataatGCAAAGCTGGCATTTTTGTAACAATGACAACATTTCTTCCAATTCGCATAGGCTTGCAAAAGTCCAGCCTGTCGTCGATTATTTAAAGCAAAAATTTAACGATGTATATAAACCAGATCAACAATTGTCTCTGGATGAGTGTATAATTCCGTGGAGAGGTAGACTTTCAATCAAGACATATAATCCCGCAAAAATCACAAAATACGGAATACTGGTGAGAGTGCTGTCTGAAGCTCGTACCGGATACGTATCTAACTTTTGTGTGTATGCTGCTGAGGGGAAAAAATTAGAAGAGACTGTATTATCGGTCATTGAACCGTATAAGAACATATGGCACCATATATATGAAGACAATTATTACAATAGTGTCAACATGGctaaaattcttttaaaaaataaagtgcGAGTGTGCGGGACAATTCGAAAGAACAGAGGTCTTCCTCAACCACTTCAAACGACCAAACTTTCAAGAGGCCAGCATGAATTTCGTAGAGATGACCATATTCTATTACAAGTATGGAATAATGGCAAAAGGAACGTAAATATGATCTCGACAATACATTCTGCACAAATGGTGGAATCTGGAAGCAGAAGTAGGACATCAGATTGCCCCATACAGAAGCCTATTTCAATAATAgattacaataaatatatgaaGGGCGTAGATCGCGCAGATCAATATCTGTCCTATTACTCCATTTTTAGGAAGACAAAAAAATGGACGAAACGTGTCGTAATGTTCTTTATCAACTGTGCACTTTTTAATTCCTTTAAAGTATATACAGCTCTAAACGGAAAGAAGattacatataaaaattttctgcACAAAGCGGCACTTTCATGGACAGAAGATTGCGAAGCTAAAGAACAAGATAAAGATCTACCTACTTCCGAATCCACACGAATCACATCCCGATGTGATCATCCCGGAAGACTGGCAAATTTCGGAAAGCATAAACTGGTAAATATAGTGACCAGCGGTCGATGTAAAAAACCCCTAAGACAATGCAGAGTttgttcaattaaaaaaagaagaagcagaaCAGGTTTCATCTGTAAATTTTGCAACGTTCCACTACACAAAGGTGACTGTTTCGAGCGGTATCatactttaaaaaaatattaa